One window from the genome of Aquipuribacter sp. SD81 encodes:
- the rpmB gene encoding 50S ribosomal protein L28: MAATCDVCGKGPGFGHSISHSHRRTKRRWNPNIQRVRAFVGATPKRMNVCTSCLKAGKVTR, from the coding sequence GTGGCTGCCACCTGTGACGTCTGCGGCAAGGGCCCCGGCTTCGGTCACAGCATCTCCCACTCGCACCGGCGCACCAAGCGTCGTTGGAACCCGAACATCCAGCGGGTCCGTGCGTTCGTGGGCGCGACGCCGAAGCGCATGAACGTCTGCACCTCCTGCCTGAAGGCGGGCAAGGTCACGCGCTGA
- the thiL gene encoding thiamine-phosphate kinase encodes MDSRTVADAGEDALVAHVLAALGAPRSPDVLVPAGDDAAVLATGGAVVVSTDTLVAGVDFREDWSSGREVGRKTVVQVLADVAAMGARPTGLVVSLAAPGHLPLAWAEELAAGLREEVAAAGADVLGGDVAESPVAVVTGTGLGVLDGPAPAVTRAGARPGDLVVLGPMPGRPLGASAAGLAVLGAGPGVLEGLLRDPDAEVVEAVRLCLAAHRAPAVDHAAGARARAAGATAMIDVSDGLVRDATRLARASGVVLDLSAAALAAPAVLERVATALGEPAGTAGRWVLTSGEEHAMLATVGADATGLDGWRVVGTCRAAPDGAAPVLLDGEDVRRRVGGAGGWTHYGRRPGRDDGREVP; translated from the coding sequence ATGGACAGCCGCACCGTCGCCGACGCCGGCGAGGACGCCCTCGTCGCGCACGTGCTGGCGGCGCTCGGCGCGCCGCGCTCGCCCGACGTCCTCGTGCCGGCGGGCGACGACGCCGCCGTGCTCGCGACCGGCGGGGCCGTCGTGGTGAGCACCGACACCCTCGTGGCCGGCGTCGACTTCCGCGAGGACTGGTCGAGCGGGCGGGAGGTGGGGCGCAAGACCGTCGTGCAGGTCCTCGCCGACGTCGCGGCGATGGGCGCGCGACCGACCGGGCTCGTCGTGTCCCTCGCCGCGCCCGGCCACCTGCCGCTGGCGTGGGCGGAGGAGCTGGCTGCCGGCCTGCGCGAGGAGGTCGCCGCCGCCGGCGCCGACGTGCTCGGCGGCGACGTCGCGGAGTCACCGGTCGCGGTCGTCACCGGGACCGGGCTGGGTGTCCTCGACGGGCCCGCGCCCGCGGTCACGCGGGCCGGGGCGCGACCGGGCGACCTCGTCGTGCTCGGCCCGATGCCGGGGCGTCCGCTCGGGGCCTCCGCCGCCGGGCTCGCGGTGCTCGGCGCCGGGCCCGGGGTGCTCGAGGGGCTGCTGCGCGACCCCGACGCCGAGGTCGTCGAGGCGGTGCGGCTGTGCCTGGCGGCGCACCGGGCCCCGGCCGTCGACCACGCGGCCGGCGCGCGGGCGCGTGCCGCGGGCGCCACGGCGATGATCGACGTGAGCGACGGCCTGGTGCGCGACGCCACCCGTCTCGCCCGCGCCTCGGGGGTCGTCCTCGACCTGTCAGCCGCGGCGCTGGCGGCGCCGGCCGTCCTCGAGCGGGTCGCGACCGCGCTGGGGGAGCCGGCGGGGACCGCGGGCCGGTGGGTGCTGACGAGCGGGGAGGAGCACGCGATGCTCGCCACCGTCGGAGCGGACGCGACCGGGCTCGACGGCTGGCGGGTCGTCGGTACGTGCCGCGCCGCCCCGGACGGGGCGGCGCCGGTCCTGCTCGACGGCGAGGACGTGCGCCGCCGGGTCGGTGGTGCGGGCGGCTGGACGCACTACGGCCGCCGTCCCGGGCGGGACGACGGCCGCGAGGTGCCGTAG
- a CDS encoding Lrp/AsnC family transcriptional regulator, translating into MVQAYILVQTEVGKAGTVTEAIRSMAETVGVENVTGPYDVVAKVQAETLDELGRLVVARVQELPGITRTLTCPVVNV; encoded by the coding sequence GTGGTCCAGGCGTACATCCTCGTGCAGACAGAGGTCGGCAAGGCCGGCACCGTGACCGAGGCCATCCGCAGCATGGCGGAGACGGTCGGGGTGGAGAACGTCACGGGTCCCTACGACGTCGTGGCCAAGGTGCAGGCCGAGACGCTCGACGAGCTCGGCCGTCTCGTGGTCGCGCGCGTGCAGGAGCTGCCGGGCATCACCCGGACGCTCACGTGCCCGGTCGTCAACGTCTGA
- a CDS encoding DUF3515 family protein encodes MPGRQRLRPGPAALAPAAALLLGACSGPLAVEAGPDAAAPACDDLLAALPRTVAGEPARQTTGAGTAAWGDPAVLLRCGVEPTGPTAAECVTVTGPQGEQVDWVLLASSDAGAILTTYGRRPAVEVEVPATYGPATLSVLPEVGPAVAGLPSEAVCLG; translated from the coding sequence GTGCCCGGTCGTCAACGTCTGAGGCCGGGCCCCGCCGCCCTCGCGCCGGCCGCGGCGCTGCTGCTGGGTGCCTGCTCCGGGCCCCTCGCCGTGGAGGCGGGCCCGGACGCCGCCGCGCCGGCCTGCGACGACCTGCTCGCGGCCCTGCCACGCACCGTCGCCGGGGAGCCGGCCCGGCAGACGACCGGCGCCGGCACGGCCGCGTGGGGCGACCCCGCCGTCCTGCTGCGGTGCGGGGTGGAGCCCACGGGGCCGACGGCCGCCGAGTGCGTGACGGTGACGGGGCCGCAGGGCGAGCAGGTGGACTGGGTCCTCCTCGCCTCCTCCGACGCGGGCGCCATCCTCACCACGTACGGCCGCCGACCGGCGGTCGAGGTCGAGGTGCCGGCGACGTACGGTCCGGCGACGCTGTCGGTGCTGCCCGAGGTCGGACCGGCCGTGGCGGGCCTGCCGTCCGAGGCCGTCTGCCTCGGCTGA